The DNA window GTCGAACATCAGGTAATACAGCAGGTGCACGCGTTCGCGGGCCTGGTCGATATCGGCAAGCAGGGCCTGCAGGGAGTGGTCGTAGTCGGTGTGCAGCTCAACGGCGTTGCCGTGCACGGGCATGAAGTCGCCCTGGCGCTCGACCAGCGGGACCACTTCAGCAATGGCGGTGTCTTTGGGCGGGTTCCAGCGCAGCAGGCGCTGCAGGCCCTGTTCCTCGCGGATGACCTGGGAGGCCTCGGCCTGGCGCTGCACGCGCTGGCGCGACAGCCAGGGGTGGCCGAACAACAGGTAGGCGGGCAAGCCGAGCAGCGGCACGAAGCCGACCAGCAGCAACCAGCTGCGGGCAGCCCCGGGCGTGGTGCGGGTCGGAATCCAGAACAGCGCGGCCAGCCGGATCAGCCAGTCGAGCAGCAGCAGCCATGAGCCCAGCACCCATTCGAACAGCATTGTGTCGCCCGCCTGGAGGTGGAGCCAGTGTGCCATGGACGATGTGATGGAAAACCGCCCAACAAAAAACCCGCCTTGCGGCGGGTTTTTCGCGGGGATCGGGTAATCCGGGTGGATTACTTGATCTTGCCTTCCTTGTACGGGACGTGCTTACGCACGACCGGATCGTACTTGGAGAATTCCATCTTCCCCGGGGTGTTCTTCTTGTTCTTGTCGGTGGTGTAGAAGTGACCGGTACCGGCGGTCGAAATCATACGGACCTTATCGCGCTTGCCTGCCATGATCGTTTACTCCTCAGACCTTTTCGCCGCGCGAACGCAGCTCAGCCAGAACGGAATCAATGCCGTTCTTGTCGATGGTGCGCAGTGCATGCGCGGAAACACGAAGCTTCACCCAGCGGTTTTCGCTGGCAACCCAGAAGCGACGCTCGTGCAGGTTCGGCAGGAAACGACGACGAGTCTTGTTGTTGGCGTGCGAGACGTTGTTACCCGTCTGCACTCCCTTGCCGGACACCTGGCATTTACGGGACATTGCGCACCTCGATAGTAGTCATTGTCAGCCCATAGCCCGGGCGACGGCGGCCTCGGCGGTGACCCGCCACACGTCAAGAGAATCAAAGGGTTACGCTGTCGAAGGCGAGCCGGAGGACGTGTTCCCGGCCGCCAGCCAGGTCGAAACCGGGCACAGCGAGCCGCGCATTATGCACGGCAACGCCGGGCAGCGCAAGGGGTTATCCACAGGGGAAGGCTGAATGTGGATACTCGAACTTCCCCACATCGGAGCCGCCAATGCGATTGCTGTTCGTGACCTACGGGACCGAAGGCGACACCCGGCCGCTGGTGATGTTGTGCCACGGGCTGATGCAGGCGGGGCACGCGGTGATGCTGCTGGCCGAGGGCGGCACGCTGGAATCGGCGCGGGTGCTGGGGGTTCCGCATGCGGCGCTGGAGGGCGACATCCATGACGAGGTGGTGGCGCTGGTGTCACGTGGGAATGATCTGGGTGCAGCGGCGCGTGGGTTGGCGCGGATGGCGGCGCGCCATGTGCCGGCGTGGATGCGGCAGGCGGATGCGGCGGCGTTGGGGTGCGACGCGGTGCTGACCGGCGGGCTGGCTGCGTTTGTGGGCATGAGCGTGGCGGAGCGACATGGCATTCCGGTGATCGGGCTGGGGATGATTCCGCTGACCCCTACCCGGCTGTTTCCCACGCCGTTTCTGCCGCGCCTGCGCTTGCCCGGCCTGTTGAACCGGTGGAGCTACAGCGCGGTGAACCATGCGGTGTGGCGGACCTTCAAACGGCCGATCAATGAAGCGCGCCAGGCGATGGGCATGACGGCGCGACGTTCGCTGTGGGGGGATGTGCCGATGTTGTATGGCATCTCGCCCAGCCTGTTGCCGCAGCCGGCGGACTGGCCGGCCGATCATCATGTGTGTGGGCAGTGGCGTGCGCCGGATATGGGGTGGCAGCCAGATGCGGCGCTGCAGGCGTTTCTGGATGCGGGCCCTGCCCCGGTCTATCTGGGCTTCGGCAGCATGACCGGGTTTGATCGGGAGCAGGTGCTGCCTGCGTTGCTGCGTGCATTGGAGCCGCGTCGGGTGTTGTTGTCGCCGGGATGGGCGGGTTTGCCTGACATGCCTTTGCCGCCTTCGGTGTTCGTGGTGGGGTCGGTGCCGCATGAGGCGTTGTTTCCGCGTTGTGCTTTTGTCATCCATCACGGAGGGAGTGGGACGACGCACTCGGCGTGTCGTGCTGGGGTGCCGTCGTTGGTGATGCCGTTTGCGGCGGATCAGTTTTTCTGGGCTGGGCGGTTGCGGGATGTGGGCGTGGCACCGGAGGCGTTGTCGGTGAAGCGATTGGAAGTGGCTTCGCTTGCGCGCGCAATCAGGTCTGTGGAGTTGGCGCAGACGCGGGAGCGGGCGGTGGTGCTGGGGCGGGCGATGGCGGGGGAGGATGGGGTGGCGACGGCGGTGGAACACGTTGAACGGTTGATTCGTTGACGTGTTTCGCACCTCGAGGGTCACGACCAACGGTCGTGACCTACCGTGTTGACCCGAATTCAAGGTTGGCGGTGGAGCCAGCGGTAGAGGACCGGCAGTACCAGCAGGGTGAGCAGCGTGGAGGACACGATGCCACCGATGACGACTGTGGCCAACGGGCGCTGTACCTCGGAACCGGCACCGACGTTGAAGGCCATCGGCACGAAGCCGAGTGAGGCGACCAGCGCGGTCATCAGCACCGGGCGCAGGCGGCCGAGTGCGCCTTCGCGTACGGCGTCGTTCAGGGCAAGGCCGTTGTCACGCAGGCTGCGTACGAAGCTGATCATCACCAGGCCATTGAGCACCGCCACGCCGGACAGCGCGATGAAGCCTACCCCGGCGGAGATCGACAACGGAATGCCGCGTGCGGCCAACGCGAGCACACCACCGGTGAGCGCCAGTGGCACGCCGCTGAACACGATGGCGGCGT is part of the Stenotrophomonas oahuensis genome and encodes:
- the rpmG gene encoding 50S ribosomal protein L33, with the protein product MMAGKRDKVRMISTAGTGHFYTTDKNKKNTPGKMEFSKYDPVVRKHVPYKEGKIK
- the rpmB gene encoding 50S ribosomal protein L28, with translation MSRKCQVSGKGVQTGNNVSHANNKTRRRFLPNLHERRFWVASENRWVKLRVSAHALRTIDKNGIDSVLAELRSRGEKV
- a CDS encoding glycosyltransferase, translating into MRLLFVTYGTEGDTRPLVMLCHGLMQAGHAVMLLAEGGTLESARVLGVPHAALEGDIHDEVVALVSRGNDLGAAARGLARMAARHVPAWMRQADAAALGCDAVLTGGLAAFVGMSVAERHGIPVIGLGMIPLTPTRLFPTPFLPRLRLPGLLNRWSYSAVNHAVWRTFKRPINEARQAMGMTARRSLWGDVPMLYGISPSLLPQPADWPADHHVCGQWRAPDMGWQPDAALQAFLDAGPAPVYLGFGSMTGFDREQVLPALLRALEPRRVLLSPGWAGLPDMPLPPSVFVVGSVPHEALFPRCAFVIHHGGSGTTHSACRAGVPSLVMPFAADQFFWAGRLRDVGVAPEALSVKRLEVASLARAIRSVELAQTRERAVVLGRAMAGEDGVATAVEHVERLIR